The following coding sequences are from one Culex quinquefasciatus strain JHB chromosome 1, VPISU_Cqui_1.0_pri_paternal, whole genome shotgun sequence window:
- the LOC119765492 gene encoding UNC93-like protein MFSD11 isoform X5 translates to MDQRLTSVIILGLGFMLLFTAFQTMANIEQTVINSIKTDDPTFTGDGYTSLAVIYALLSISNWITPSVLSKTGPKIAMLLGALTYCFFIVTFLWPQTFLLYLASGILGCGAALIWTGQGMYLSKCSDETTISRNSGIFWALLQMSLNS, encoded by the exons ATGGATCAGCGGCTGACCAGCGTTATCATTCTGGGCCTCGGGTTCATGCTTTTGTTCACTGCCTTTCAAACGATGGCGAATATTGAA CAAACTGTGATAAACAGTATCAAAACAGATGATCCCACGTTTACCGGAGATGGATATACTAGTTTGGCG GTTATATATGCATTGCTGTCCATTTCCAATTGGATTACTCCATCCGTGCTGTCGAAAACTGGACCAAAAATTGCAATGTTGCTGGGAGCTCTCACCTACTG CTTTTTCATCGTGACGTTCCTGTGGCCGCAaacttttttgctttatttggcTAGTGGCATATTAGGCTGTGGTGCTGCTCTTATCTGGACTGGCCAAGGAATGTATCTTTCGAAGTGCAGTGACGAAACGACTATTTCCAGAAATTCGGGAATTTTCTGggcattgcttcaaatgag TCTGAACAGTTGA
- the LOC6045513 gene encoding 40S ribosomal protein S24: MSTATIRTRRFMTNRLLCRKQMICDLLHPGLASVSKMEIRDKLAAMYKVTPDVVFVFGFKNNFGGGKSTGFGLIYDTLDNAKKFEPKYRLGRHGLYEKKKMTRKQRKERKNRMKKVRGTKKAKVGQAVKK, encoded by the coding sequence ATGTCGACCGCGACGATTCGTACCCGCCGTTTCATGACCAACCGGCTGTTGTGCCGCAAGCAGATGATCTGCGACTTGCTGCACCCGGGTCTGGCCTCGGTCTCGAAGATGGAGATCCGCGACAAGCTGGCCGCCATGTACAAGGTCACCCCGGATGTGGTGTTCGTGTTCGGCTTCAAGAACAACTTTGGCGGCGGCAAGTCGACCGGCTTCGGGCTCATCTACGACACCCTGGATAACGCCAAGAAGTTCGAACCCAAGTACCGACTGGGCCGCCACGGACTGTACGAGAAGAAGAAGATGACCCGCAAGCAGCGCAAGGAACGCAAGAACCGTATGAAGAAGGTGCGCGGAACCAAGAAGGCCAAGGTCGGACAGGCCGTCAAGAAGTAA
- the LOC119765492 gene encoding UNC93-like protein MFSD11 isoform X4, producing the protein MDQRLTSVIILGLGFMLLFTAFQTMANIEQTVINSIKTDDPTFTGDGYTSLAVIYALLSISNWITPSVLSKTGPKIAMLLGALTYCFFIVTFLWPQTFLLYLASGILGCGAALIWTGQGMYLSKCSDETTISRNSGIFWALLQMRISIVIF; encoded by the exons ATGGATCAGCGGCTGACCAGCGTTATCATTCTGGGCCTCGGGTTCATGCTTTTGTTCACTGCCTTTCAAACGATGGCGAATATTGAA CAAACTGTGATAAACAGTATCAAAACAGATGATCCCACGTTTACCGGAGATGGATATACTAGTTTGGCG GTTATATATGCATTGCTGTCCATTTCCAATTGGATTACTCCATCCGTGCTGTCGAAAACTGGACCAAAAATTGCAATGTTGCTGGGAGCTCTCACCTACTG CTTTTTCATCGTGACGTTCCTGTGGCCGCAaacttttttgctttatttggcTAGTGGCATATTAGGCTGTGGTGCTGCTCTTATCTGGACTGGCCAAGGAATGTATCTTTCGAAGTGCAGTGACGAAACGACTATTTCCAGAAATTCGGGAATTTTCTGggcattgcttcaaatgag